A stretch of Henckelia pumila isolate YLH828 chromosome 4, ASM3356847v2, whole genome shotgun sequence DNA encodes these proteins:
- the LOC140860173 gene encoding CBS domain-containing protein CBSX1, chloroplastic-like isoform X1, with amino-acid sequence MDSIPAFLRGPISTVHSHSSPCTLMYCANSGLPKPAVAADSSTFVRWHRNSRLRRSQNLQYAAAGTANSVPTREGIYTVGDFMTTKEHLHVVRPTTTVTEALETLVEKRITGFPVIDDDWKLVGVVSDYDLLALDSISVGGGQQETNMFPDVDSTWKTFNEIQRLLGKTKGKVVGDVMTSTPLAVREHTNLEDAARLLLRTKYRRLPVVDGEGKLIGIITRGNVVQAALHIRQANEKM; translated from the exons ATGGACTCCATTCCTGCTTTTCTCCGAGGACCAATCTCCACCGTCCATTCCCACTCTTCGCCCTGCACCCTCATGTACTGTGCCAATTCCGGCCTCCCCAAGCCCGCCGTTGCTGCTGATTCTTCTACCTTCGTCCGATGGCATCGTAATTCTCGGCTTCGGCGCTCCCAGAATCTTCAGTACGCCGCCGCCGGTACCGCAAATTCCGTTCCC ACACGAGAAGGAATTTACACTGTTGGTGATTTTATGACAACTAAAGAGCATTTGCATGTTGTAAGACCTACAACTACTGTCACTGAAG CACTAGAGACTCTTGTTGAGAAAAGAATTACTGGATTTCCTGTGATTGACGATGACTGGAAGTTG GTCGGTGTTGTTTCTGACTATGACTTGTTGGCACTTGACTCCATTTCAG TAGGTGGTGGTCAACAGGAGACAAATATGTTTCCAGATGTCGACAGTACCTGGAAA ACATTCAATGAAATTCAGAGGCTACTCGGTAAGACTAAGGGGAAGGTTGTTGGGGACGTTATGACTTCGACCCCCCTTGCTGTGCGTGAACACACCAATCTTGAGGATGCTGCGAG GTTATTGCTCAGAACAAAGTACCGCCGGCTACCAGTTGTAGACGGTGAAGGGAAGTTG ATTGGAATCATTACTCGGGGCAATGTTGTTCAAGCTGCCCTTCACATTAGGCAGGCTAACGAGAAAATGTGA
- the LOC140860173 gene encoding CBS domain-containing protein CBSX1, chloroplastic-like isoform X2, protein MDSIPAFLRGPISTVHSHSSPCTLMYCANSGLPKPAVAADSSTFVRWHRNSRLRRSQNLQYAAAGTANSVPTREGIYTVGDFMTTKEHLHVVRPTTTVTEALETLVEKRITGFPVIDDDWKLVGVVSDYDLLALDSISGGGQQETNMFPDVDSTWKTFNEIQRLLGKTKGKVVGDVMTSTPLAVREHTNLEDAARLLLRTKYRRLPVVDGEGKLIGIITRGNVVQAALHIRQANEKM, encoded by the exons ATGGACTCCATTCCTGCTTTTCTCCGAGGACCAATCTCCACCGTCCATTCCCACTCTTCGCCCTGCACCCTCATGTACTGTGCCAATTCCGGCCTCCCCAAGCCCGCCGTTGCTGCTGATTCTTCTACCTTCGTCCGATGGCATCGTAATTCTCGGCTTCGGCGCTCCCAGAATCTTCAGTACGCCGCCGCCGGTACCGCAAATTCCGTTCCC ACACGAGAAGGAATTTACACTGTTGGTGATTTTATGACAACTAAAGAGCATTTGCATGTTGTAAGACCTACAACTACTGTCACTGAAG CACTAGAGACTCTTGTTGAGAAAAGAATTACTGGATTTCCTGTGATTGACGATGACTGGAAGTTG GTCGGTGTTGTTTCTGACTATGACTTGTTGGCACTTGACTCCATTTCAG GTGGTGGTCAACAGGAGACAAATATGTTTCCAGATGTCGACAGTACCTGGAAA ACATTCAATGAAATTCAGAGGCTACTCGGTAAGACTAAGGGGAAGGTTGTTGGGGACGTTATGACTTCGACCCCCCTTGCTGTGCGTGAACACACCAATCTTGAGGATGCTGCGAG GTTATTGCTCAGAACAAAGTACCGCCGGCTACCAGTTGTAGACGGTGAAGGGAAGTTG ATTGGAATCATTACTCGGGGCAATGTTGTTCAAGCTGCCCTTCACATTAGGCAGGCTAACGAGAAAATGTGA
- the LOC140861170 gene encoding abscisate beta-glucosyltransferase-like, producing the protein MASQSRPPVQIFFFPFVGGGHLIPMIDLSRLFASHGAASVILTIPNDAAVFHKSIQRDQESGLRIHLHTLNPPPDSAALHTTDMSAPPLTDTSCLQEPLHDLLLSRRPDCIIIDTFHRWAAEVIDATGIPRIVFNGNCCFSRCCHHILETHLPHNKVESDSEPFLLPGLPDKIELCRSQLPISLRNGIEFPGKSKKSEQNSFGMVINSFYALEPAYVDYYRNVTGKKAWIVGPVSLYNRNQEDKAERGQKSAIDKHSCLNWLDSQKPNSVLYVSFGSLVRMSSVQIYELACGLEASGKSFIWAVGKILEIEENKKCFPDGFEERIWSSKQGLIIKGWAPQLLILEHESVGGFMTHCGWNSTLECVCAGVPMITWPLSAEQFYNEKLVTEVLKIGLSVGSEEWASWNMERKVVVGREKVEAAVRRLMGDGEVEEMRRRAKDLAAEGRRAVEVGGSSFSDVDALIDEIFNS; encoded by the coding sequence ATGGCTTCCCAATCCCGGCCGCCGGTTCAAATCTTCTTCTTTCCATTCGTCGGCGGCGGCCATTTGATCCCCATGATCGATCTCTCCAGGCTCTTCGCTTCCCACGGCGCTGCCTCCGTTATCCTCACCATCCCAAACGATGCCGCCGTGTTCCACAAATCCATCCAAAGAGACCAAGAATCCGGCCTCCGCATCCACCTCCACACCCTCAACCCGCCGCCTGATTCCGCCGCGCTCCATACCACCGACATGTCGGCGCCGCCGTTAACTGATACCTCATGCCTTCAAGAACCACTCCACGACCTCCTCCTCAGCCGCCGCCCCGACTGCATTATCATCGACACGTTCCATCGTTGGGCTGCTGAGGTCATCGACGCCACCGGGATTCCAAGAATTGTGTTCAATGGGAACTGCTGCTTTTCCAGATGTTGTCACCACATTCTTGAAACCCATTTGCCGCATAACAAAGTGGAATCTGATTCGGAGCCTTTTTTGTTGCCGGGACTTCCGGATAAGATCGAATTGTGTAGATCCCAGCTGCCGATTTCTCTCAGAAATGGGATCGAATTCCCCGGAAAATCCAAGAAATCCGAGCAGAACAGTTTCGGAATGGTGATCAATAGCTTCTACGCCTTGGAGCCAGCATATGTGGATTATTACAGAAATGTAACCGGGAAAAAAGCTTGGATCGTGGGGCCTGTTTCTTTATACAACAGGAATCAAGAGGACAAGGCGGAAAGAGGGCAGAAATCCGCCATTGATAAGCATAGCTGCTTGAATTGGCTTGATTCACAGAAACCCAATTCGGTTCTCTACGTGAGCTTCGGCAGTTTAGTTCGAATGAGCAGTGTGCAGATATATGAGCTTGCTTGCGGACTCGAAGCATCGGGGAAAAGTTTTATATGGGCAGTGGGAAAGATTCTTGAAATCGAAGAGAACAAAAAGTGTTTCCCAGATGGATTTGAAGAGAGAATTTGGAGTTCTAAACAGGGATTGATCATCAAGGGATGGGCTCCGCAGTTGCTGATTTTGGAACACGAATCAGTGGGTGGATTCATGACGCATTGTGGATGGAATTCGACGCTCGAGTGCGTCTGTGCCGGCGTTCCGATGATCACGTGGCCGCTGTCGGCGGAGCAGTTCTATAATGAGAAGCTGGTGACGGAGGTGTTGAAGATCGGGCTGAGTGTTGGGAGTGAGGAGTGGGCTTCGTGGAACATGGAGAGGAAGGTGGTGGTGGGGAGGGAGAAGGTGGAGGCGGCGGTGCGGAGGTTGATGGGCGACGGAGAGGTGGAAGAAATGAGGCGGCGAGCTAAGGATCTGGCGGCGGAGGGTAGGAGGGCGGTGGAGGTAGGGGGTTCCTCCTTTAGTGATGTTGATGCTTTGATTGATGAGATTTTCAACTCTTAG